A region of the Lycium barbarum isolate Lr01 chromosome 1, ASM1917538v2, whole genome shotgun sequence genome:
TTTAAATGCCAAAAGATAATGTAGGGCAAAAAGTGCTCTATTTCCTATAGTTGAAAGATAATTTTGGTCCTTTTCCCTTATTTTTATACCCCCTCCAATGCAGGGTAACAAATCCAAAATTAGTAATTCCAATATAAATACCAAAACGACCATTATGCCCTTTTTCAAGGTTCTCCCAAATCCCTTTATAAAATTTAAGGTTAAAATAAGAAATTTATCATGCTTATCTAGGGTAAAATCAAACacatattttatattatatttgtataTCTCATCTTTTATTCAATACACACACCAAAAATGTATCCATAAAGGtgttttactaaaaaaaaaatgtcgTCATTATTTAATTTCATACTTCCCCTGTtccaaattatttatcgtttgaTTTTTGTACATGCCCCTTAAGAAATACTAATTAGGATGAATATTTgactaactttacccttattccaagttataatctctctccattaaatgtttattttatttgtgtgttatctccattaatgacaaaattctaagGGTTGAATAGAGAAAAAACAATTAATTGTGCTTTAAACTTTTAAAacaataaataatttgagacaccTAATTTTAACAACTCCGGCATATAATTTGAGACAGAGAGTAATATAATTCCTTCATTATAATTTTCGTGCAACTAGTTCCCCAACCAAACAACCCCTCGAAGAACGTGTTATGTATTCCTATGTCAACAAATAACTCCAAATTAGCAAAACGATAATAAATACTCCACTCCGTAATTCTTTTGTCTTTTGTTGGAGTAATTGATTTCCTGTAGTCTAATTTCACGCCTATCTGCTTTCTTCAGCTCAGGTAACCAGAAATCCTTCTTTTTAACCCTTTGTGTGATGGTAAATCATcttattatttctaaatatataaaagtGATATTTTTTGGGACGGGCAGATTTTTGTTGTTCTTTTGGAGTTTGTAGTTGGGTGTATGTATGTTGTTAACTCTTATGCATATAACGTGTTTGAAGAAAGTTCTGTGAGATGCTTAGATCTCCTCTCCTTTCTTACAAACAAAAATACACTGAAATTTTGAACTGCTACCTAAATACCTCAACAACCAGTCTTATATTTCAAGGGGAACTCTTATCTTGCTACTTAATTGTGCTTTCCTTCTTATCCCAAACAACTCTTCTCTAGACGTAGAATGCAATGGTCCATCTGTCAAGCTGGACTggacaccacggttataaaaagaaaaatacaatgGTCTATTTGCCAAATAGCCTGAACAAGATGTTCAGCTTCCAGCAAGTTTATGCTGCTTATTTCGCGTCCTAACAAATGGGAAATAATATTTGTTATGGATGATTAAGTACTAACAAAACAGAAGACATGTCAAATTATCTTGGTGAGTCTCTTTAGGCTGTTTAATTTGTAGATTGGATTGTGAAAGTTTGCACCAAAtcaaccctcaggggttggcctggtggtaattggcttgagccttggggtgctccctttcaaggtctcaagttcgaaacccactgggtgcaaacaatttctgagggccatcggactggggtaaaaccctgaattacccgtggtgcacttgcgggaaactccttgccgagggcctgtgcacccccgggattagtcggggctcaaagagacccggacacccggtgcttaatcaaaaaaaaaaaaaagtttgcacCAAATCCACtcaaccctcccccccccccccccaaccccaaaCCCCCTAACCAAACACTATGGGTGTGTTCGGCATGAAGGAAatatgttttccaagaaaataagtaggtttcttacttattttcttgtgttcggtacgtaagcaaaaaatattatcctagaagcatttatatataatctagacaaatacttTGGGAGGTgggggtgaagatgaggtgtgttTGGAGGGTGGGGAGGACACAATCAATGTGGAATGCCACTTGTAGAACTTATTTtcttagagaaaatgttttccaaatattttgaccaaccgaacatggaaaaattgggaaaTATTTTCTAGAAACTGTTtccctccataccaaacacaccctatatCTATGGTGTTTTCCTTCTTCAAGTGGGTGTGCCTTAAGAAAACCACAATAGACAAATGGGGACAATTCCCCAGTACTGCTTCTTGTATACTTATGCAATATCAGGACCGTTGATAATCTAGTAAGCTTTGTGACATGCTTTTGGTATCAGCTTTATGCATATTCATATAGATCAGATTTTCGTAGGAGGAAAAGTCTGAAAAAATCCATTCCAGTGAGGTTTTAACATCCTTTCTGCTACTTCATCCTTATTGTTGCCATTAAAAAGTTACCTGCGAGCAATAATTAACTTTAAGAGAATAAATTGTTCATCTACATAAAACATGGACGCATTATTTCAAATCGGAGTATCTCATGGGACTTAGGATTCACAATAGCTAACATTTTTAGACACACCCTGCTAAGTTTATATCTAAGATTTGCTCCTTCTCTGAGAAGAGGAACTTAGTTAATGCACTGAAACTCTTTGAGCGTTTAGCCTCATTGAGCAAGTGGACAGCTGGCAGAACATTACTTCTGGCACAGTTCTGCACTCAATTTAGTTGTTTATGTCATGGCATTACTCATTATTATAACATATGCAGAACATGTCAACTGAGAAAAGTCCGCTTGAGCAAACATCACCAGCTGTTGCATCGTCATGCCGAAAAAAGAAGTCTGAAAGTGCTACATTTTTGGAGGATGTAAAGGATCATATTGATGAGTTTATACATGCCTCAATGGATGAACACGCAACTTGCTTCAAGAAGACCATCAAGAAGGTTAGTTCCAAAATCAAATAGCATTATggattattccttttttttttttttttaaagtaaggCATTATGGTTTATTCTTAATAACTGTGCCCTTATTTGTTATGCCTTCAGATGTTTGGGATGTCTAAAATTGTTGCTGAAAGAAATGCTGAAGCAAAAGAGGTTGAGAGCTCACTTCCTCTCCGAACTGTTGTATCCGAATAAAGATTCCCTATGTAGAAAGAGGTAAAAGGATGGTGAGATTGGAGGGTCAAAAAGTATGTGCATTCTAAAGCCGTTAAACATTAAGTTTTATCATTCTATCACATGTATAAGTAAACAAAAATGAGATTTTCTTGCCTAAGAAGCCTTTCGGCTTTTGCATCTGCTGGTTTTACCACACATCAGACATGTCTAGCTAAAATAAAGGGGCGTTACAATAACTGATGAATCTCCAAAATGATTGTTGGATCCTTTGTTTTTATGGTTTGAGCTCTGCTTTTTCTGCTAACTCACTTCTTTCTTTAGCTCTGGTCTCATACCTATGCATTCTCTAGTTACGAGCGTATTATAGATATCATGCAAGGTTTTGCTCTAGGCTTGTAATGGTCGAGTTTCCAAAGAATGCCTTTGCAAATTGCAAGAGTGTCAAGCCCCTGAACAAACAAAAGAACCCCTTCTGACATTTTTGTGCCTGCTTCTATGCAGATTAGCTAAAAATATTAATCAGTTTTACAATTGGAATTACAGTCGAGTTTGAATTTCGATATGTAATACTCATGATAATTGTTGCCTAATTGGACTGGACCTTTTCTGCTCATCAGTTAGCTCAGTGGAAAAAAGATAACCTTTTCTAAAGCACTTGGTTTCTGTAAACTCTTGTGTTAAATAATTAAATTCCATTTCACACCAAAACAGTgcgtggaagttggaaaacaataATATTACATAATTTCTAAATTTTGGGGAGAAACAATTGACCAGAACAAAAGCAATTCTGAGTTCATTTTTTGACGAAAACTACGTTCTTTATATCCTATGATATAGGGTTGATGCCAGCTAACGAGGCTATAAAGGACAAAGAAAATACACATCGTCTTAATATCTGTGAAGACTTTCTGCTACCTTCATTTAATTGatttctgaatatatatatatatatatatatatatatatatatatatatatatatctgataaAAAATTACTGGTTCCTGTGGACCCGTAGATTGTGTTCTGGATACGCCATCTTGATTT
Encoded here:
- the LOC132643739 gene encoding uncharacterized protein LOC132643739, which gives rise to MSTEKSPLEQTSPAVASSCRKKKSESATFLEDVKDHIDEFIHASMDEHATCFKKTIKKMFGMSKIVAERNAEAKEVESSLPLRTVVSE